In Pleurocapsa sp. PCC 7319, the following are encoded in one genomic region:
- a CDS encoding glycosyltransferase — translation MSRIVITTIGSLGDLHPKIAIALELRKRGHDLVFTTHKEYRNKIEALGFEFNPMRPDNNALSDPQEMARMMDLKTGIEYTARNWICASLRDTYIDLKNSAKDADLIIAGEGVLAARLVAEKLEIPWVSVVLQPISFFSPYDPPVIPVFPFLSRQRGLGYIASKGIIELSKIMTRSWVKPVHQLRRELKLPALVGNPFIDDKYSPYLVLAMFSPILAKPQPDWAKNTVITGFAFYDDTQAGVELTPELNQFLDAGESPLVFTLGSAAVITPGNFYQESIRASKILNRRAVLLIGKNIPPDNLTQDIIAVNYAPYSQIFPRACAIVHQGGIGTTAQALKASRPTLIMPYSHDQPDNAARVERLGTSLTISRKQYSATRVANLLGELLENPNYAARAASIGEIIKQEDGVRMGCDAIEKQLQVL, via the coding sequence ATGAGTCGAATTGTTATAACTACAATTGGTTCTTTAGGCGATCTTCATCCCAAGATTGCGATCGCTCTCGAACTAAGAAAGCGCGGACACGATCTGGTATTTACAACTCATAAAGAGTATCGAAATAAAATCGAAGCTTTAGGATTTGAGTTTAATCCGATGCGTCCTGATAATAATGCTCTTAGCGATCCACAAGAAATGGCGCGAATGATGGATCTTAAAACGGGTATTGAGTATACAGCCCGCAACTGGATCTGCGCCAGCTTACGAGACACTTATATTGATTTAAAGAATAGTGCCAAAGATGCAGACTTGATCATTGCTGGAGAAGGGGTTTTAGCAGCAAGATTGGTTGCAGAAAAATTGGAAATTCCTTGGGTTTCGGTTGTCCTACAGCCTATTTCTTTTTTTTCTCCTTACGATCCCCCTGTTATCCCTGTATTTCCATTTTTATCTAGGCAACGTGGATTAGGTTACATCGCTAGTAAAGGTATTATTGAACTATCCAAAATAATGACTAGATCTTGGGTAAAACCTGTTCATCAACTGCGACGAGAGCTTAAATTACCCGCCCTTGTAGGCAATCCCTTTATAGATGATAAATACTCTCCCTATCTCGTACTGGCTATGTTTTCTCCAATCCTAGCCAAACCACAACCTGATTGGGCTAAAAACACTGTTATTACAGGGTTTGCATTTTATGATGATACACAAGCTGGAGTAGAACTTACACCAGAACTCAATCAATTTTTAGATGCGGGTGAATCACCTCTTGTTTTTACTCTTGGTTCAGCAGCAGTAATAACTCCAGGTAATTTTTATCAGGAAAGTATTAGAGCGAGCAAAATATTAAACCGTCGTGCTGTGCTGTTAATCGGCAAAAACATTCCGCCAGACAATCTTACTCAAGATATCATTGCAGTGAACTATGCCCCCTATTCACAAATTTTTCCTCGTGCTTGTGCGATTGTACATCAAGGAGGTATCGGTACAACGGCTCAAGCACTAAAAGCTAGTCGTCCAACATTAATTATGCCTTACAGTCACGACCAGCCTGATAATGCCGCACGAGTCGAACGCCTGGGAACTTCACTTACTATCTCTCGTAAGCAATATTCGGCAACACGAGTAGCTAATTTGTTGGGCGAACTGTTAGAAAATCCTAACTATGCAGCTAGAGCAGCCAGCATTGGAGAAATCATCAAACAGGAAGATGGAGTTAGGATGGGGTGCGACGCGATCGAAAAGCAGCTACAAGTCCTCTAG
- a CDS encoding Uma2 family endonuclease — protein sequence MTYTISVKAFTDSISDRTLEQLCRENPDLRFETDAKGKLIIMSPTASESGKRNGDLLIQVGIWNRRTKLGVVFDSSTGFKLSNGATRSPDVSWIAIERWDSLSDKQKRGFAPIDPDFVIELMSPTDDLAITQNKMSEYINCGVKLGWLINPDEKQVEIYRLGKEKQVAINPSNLSGEDVLPELTVDLSDIF from the coding sequence ATGACTTATACCATTAGTGTTAAAGCCTTTACTGATTCAATTAGCGATCGCACCTTAGAGCAACTATGTCGAGAAAACCCCGATTTGAGATTTGAAACTGATGCCAAGGGAAAACTAATTATTATGTCCCCTACAGCAAGTGAAAGCGGAAAGCGCAATGGAGATTTATTGATTCAAGTAGGAATTTGGAATCGTCGCACTAAACTTGGAGTGGTCTTTGATTCTTCTACAGGCTTCAAATTGTCTAATGGTGCGACGCGGTCGCCTGATGTTAGTTGGATTGCGATTGAACGCTGGGATAGTTTAAGCGACAAGCAAAAAAGAGGCTTTGCACCGATAGATCCTGATTTTGTCATTGAACTAATGTCCCCTACGGATGATTTGGCAATAACCCAAAATAAAATGTCAGAATACATCAACTGTGGGGTCAAGCTTGGCTGGTTAATCAATCCCGATGAAAAACAAGTAGAAATTTATCGCCTTGGTAAAGAAAAGCAAGTAGCTATCAATCCTAGTAATTTGTCTGGTGAAGATGTCTTACCGGAATTGACTGTAGATCTATCTGATATTTTCTAG
- a CDS encoding Uma2 family endonuclease has protein sequence MTYTINVKAFTEKISDRALEQLCRENPDLRFETDAKGKLIIMSPIGSESGKRNSSLVAQVWYWNRQSKLGVVFDSSTGFKLSNGATRSPDVSWIAIERWDSLSDKQKRGFAPIDPDFVIELMSPTDDLATTQNKMSEYINCGVKLGWLINPDEKQVEIYRLEKDKQVVINPSSLSSEDILPGLTMDFSDIFSTD, from the coding sequence ATGACTTACACCATTAATGTTAAAGCTTTCACCGAGAAAATCAGCGATCGCGCCTTGGAACAACTATGTCGAGAAAACCCCGATCTGAGATTTGAAACTGATGCCAAGGGAAAATTGATTATTATGTCCCCTATAGGAAGTGAAAGTGGTAAAAGAAATTCCAGTTTAGTTGCGCAAGTTTGGTATTGGAATCGTCAATCTAAGTTAGGTGTAGTCTTTGATTCTTCTACAGGCTTCAAATTGTCTAATGGTGCGACGCGGTCGCCTGATGTTAGTTGGATTGCGATTGAACGCTGGGATAGTTTAAGCGACAAGCAAAAAAGAGGCTTTGCACCGATAGATCCTGATTTTGTCATTGAACTAATGTCCCCTACGGATGATTTGGCAACAACCCAAAATAAAATGTCAGAATACATTAACTGTGGGGTCAAGCTTGGCTGGTTAATCAATCCCGATGAAAAACAAGTAGAAATTTATCGCCTTGAAAAAGACAAGCAAGTAGTTATCAATCCTAGTAGCTTATCGAGTGAAGACATACTACCAGGATTAACTATGGATTTCTCCGATATCTTCTCAACAGATTAA
- a CDS encoding response regulator, whose product MSQAKILVVDDDKNIRRTVSMALESLDYFVHTAFDGKDAMVQLTNDRYDLIITDLKMPGMNGMELLQEAISKYPEIKIVLISAHGTVDNAVEAMKLGAVDFLQKPFTPKELRNLVHNVLETEDSVESASEYKSSLKSAKNSARQRDFNNAVAQAKKAIGSDPSKPEAFDFLGRLQETLGDFDSAIKNYRVAISLDPTYKPAKNNLDRATRNSDSARPSL is encoded by the coding sequence ATGTCCCAAGCAAAAATATTAGTAGTTGATGATGACAAGAACATTAGACGCACTGTAAGTATGGCTTTGGAGTCTCTCGATTATTTTGTGCATACTGCATTTGATGGTAAGGATGCGATGGTGCAGTTAACTAATGATCGCTACGACTTAATTATTACCGATCTAAAAATGCCTGGGATGAACGGGATGGAGCTTTTACAAGAGGCGATCTCTAAATATCCTGAGATTAAAATTGTCTTGATCTCCGCTCACGGCACAGTGGACAATGCGGTAGAAGCAATGAAACTTGGTGCTGTTGATTTCTTGCAAAAACCCTTCACACCCAAAGAATTAAGAAATCTAGTTCACAATGTTTTAGAAACAGAAGACTCAGTCGAGTCAGCATCAGAATATAAATCCAGCTTAAAATCTGCTAAAAACTCCGCTAGACAACGAGATTTTAATAATGCGGTCGCTCAAGCGAAAAAGGCGATCGGCTCAGATCCTTCTAAACCGGAAGCTTTCGACTTTTTAGGCAGGCTACAAGAAACTTTAGGTGATTTTGATAGTGCAATTAAGAATTACCGCGTTGCTATTAGCTTAGATCCTACTTATAAACCAGCTAAAAACAATCTTGATCGCGCTACGAGAAATTCTGATAGTGCTAGACCAAGCCTTTAG
- a CDS encoding HAMP domain-containing histidine kinase — protein MKLKNKILLGYSLSLALVVLVGIWGINNLRRLGKASEAILKENYNSILAAENTIDSIERQDSAILLFLLENRDRGSQQFRSNQIEFLKWLGRAEGNITISGEEEIIASIEESYQDYLTAFFQLQQQENPTTEDYYQTILPIFEQIRARCVELRIINQETMEAASENAQQISSQAIWSMAIAGATAAGIGLGFSLLLTRRIVQPLSEMTNATEKIARGEYDIALQVKSKDELGLLAREITTMSQKLKAFRDLNVGKVIVEKQRSEAIVQSIGDGIIVVDSDLKIIAINPIAANIANVKSMLATNNHFLDVFSDRTLYQHLKHTAETGKSPQLEDDILTVEREQHTQYYKFAITPVVTEAEKVIGAILLLQDVTKLKELDNLKSEFVATASHELRTPLTGMAMSLNLLAETTEDKLSESESELLDTAVEDVERLKGLVNDLLDLSKIESGKIELDFVDVEVNFLLDKAVSALNIQAEQNDVTLVIQALSEDIKTKVDANKIIWVLTNLIANALRYSDPGGEIKIGATSRNSWVEIFVVDRGAGIPLEYQGKIFDKFVQVETEKDVGGSGLGLAICKEMVQAHGGRIWVDSTVGRGSTFTFTVPKSHSESN, from the coding sequence ATGAAGCTTAAAAACAAAATTTTATTGGGTTATAGCTTATCGTTAGCTTTAGTTGTTCTAGTCGGTATTTGGGGTATTAACAATCTACGTCGTTTGGGTAAAGCCAGCGAAGCAATTCTAAAAGAAAACTACAATAGCATCCTCGCAGCAGAGAATACCATTGATTCTATTGAGCGACAAGATAGCGCCATCTTATTGTTTCTCTTGGAAAATCGCGATCGCGGTAGCCAACAATTTCGCAGCAATCAGATTGAATTTCTCAAGTGGTTGGGACGTGCTGAGGGGAACATTACCATTTCAGGAGAAGAAGAAATTATTGCTAGTATTGAAGAATCTTATCAAGATTATCTGACGGCTTTTTTTCAGTTACAGCAGCAAGAAAATCCTACTACCGAAGACTACTACCAAACTATATTACCGATATTTGAGCAGATACGCGCTCGCTGCGTTGAACTGCGAATTATCAACCAAGAAACGATGGAAGCAGCTTCAGAAAATGCTCAACAGATATCGAGCCAGGCAATTTGGTCTATGGCGATCGCGGGAGCTACCGCAGCAGGGATCGGATTAGGATTTAGCTTGTTGTTAACCCGTCGTATTGTTCAGCCACTGTCAGAAATGACTAATGCAACCGAAAAGATTGCTAGGGGTGAATATGATATTGCGCTCCAAGTTAAATCGAAAGATGAATTAGGTTTGTTGGCGCGAGAAATAACTACCATGAGTCAAAAACTTAAGGCGTTTCGCGATCTTAACGTGGGCAAAGTTATAGTTGAAAAACAGCGCAGCGAAGCGATTGTTCAAAGTATTGGTGATGGAATTATTGTGGTCGATAGCGATCTCAAGATTATTGCGATTAATCCCATTGCAGCTAATATAGCTAATGTTAAATCTATGTTAGCAACCAACAATCATTTTCTGGATGTATTTAGTGATCGCACTCTCTATCAACATCTTAAACATACTGCGGAAACGGGTAAATCTCCCCAACTAGAAGATGATATTTTGACTGTTGAACGAGAACAGCATACCCAATATTATAAGTTTGCGATCACCCCTGTAGTTACCGAAGCAGAAAAAGTAATTGGCGCAATTTTACTATTGCAGGATGTCACTAAACTCAAAGAATTAGATAATCTTAAAAGTGAATTTGTGGCTACAGCCTCCCATGAGTTACGGACTCCCCTAACAGGAATGGCAATGAGCCTGAATTTGTTGGCAGAAACTACTGAAGACAAACTATCTGAATCCGAATCAGAATTGTTAGACACTGCCGTTGAAGATGTGGAAAGGTTAAAGGGTTTAGTTAACGATCTTCTCGATCTATCTAAAATTGAGTCGGGTAAGATTGAGCTAGATTTTGTAGATGTTGAAGTAAACTTTTTGCTAGATAAAGCAGTTTCTGCTTTGAACATTCAAGCAGAACAAAATGACGTTACCTTGGTTATACAAGCTCTATCGGAAGATATAAAGACTAAGGTAGATGCCAATAAAATCATTTGGGTATTAACTAATTTAATAGCAAATGCTTTACGCTATAGCGATCCTGGAGGAGAAATCAAAATTGGTGCCACGTCAAGAAATAGCTGGGTAGAAATATTTGTTGTCGATCGCGGTGCAGGAATTCCTTTGGAGTATCAGGGAAAAATATTTGATAAATTTGTTCAGGTAGAGACAGAAAAAGATGTTGGCGGCAGTGGCTTAGGTTTAGCTATCTGCAAAGAAATGGTTCAAGCTCACGGAGGTAGAATATGGGTAGATTCTACTGTTGGTCGAGGAAGTACTTTTACATTTACAGTACCCAAAAGTCATAGTGAATCAAATTAG
- a CDS encoding rhomboid family intramembrane serine protease — translation MIPIRDENPTYSTPVIVYILIAINVVVFLHQMTLGSGIEGFFQLYAVIPQELSASLNGTPPNQPVPELATLITSQFLHGGLMHIGGNMLFLWTFGDNIEHDLGHIKFLLFYLVCGVLAGLSHWFFGMQSAVPTVGASGAIAGVMGAYLIKYPQAKIVTLLPLFIIWTTVRIPAVFFLGFWFLQQAISSVASLGMPESAGVAYWAHAGGFIFGAILGPMLGLMSDRR, via the coding sequence ATGATTCCAATTAGAGATGAAAACCCTACCTATAGCACTCCAGTCATAGTTTATATCTTGATTGCGATTAATGTAGTGGTTTTCTTACACCAAATGACTTTAGGTTCGGGAATAGAAGGTTTTTTTCAGCTTTATGCAGTTATTCCCCAAGAACTAAGTGCTAGCTTAAATGGAACTCCCCCAAATCAACCAGTACCAGAACTTGCTACTCTAATCACTTCTCAATTTTTACATGGTGGCTTGATGCATATTGGGGGTAATATGCTTTTTTTGTGGACTTTTGGCGACAATATCGAACACGATCTGGGACACATTAAATTTCTTTTATTTTATCTGGTTTGTGGTGTTTTAGCCGGGTTAAGTCATTGGTTCTTTGGAATGCAGTCTGCAGTTCCCACCGTAGGTGCAAGTGGCGCGATCGCCGGGGTAATGGGTGCATACTTGATCAAATATCCGCAAGCCAAAATTGTCACTCTACTACCTTTATTTATCATCTGGACTACGGTGCGCATCCCTGCCGTTTTCTTTCTCGGTTTTTGGTTTCTTCAACAGGCTATAAGTAGCGTTGCCTCTCTGGGAATGCCCGAATCTGCTGGAGTAGCATATTGGGCGCACGCAGGAGGCTTTATTTTTGGAGCTATCCTAGGTCCTATGTTGGGTTTAATGAGCGATCGTCGGTAG
- a CDS encoding DUF751 family protein produces the protein MQDFFQNVSRYPRYLISLIAGIFWFFFEQLKPFLKNPVTAIALVGFLVGGFALLYLTLEAMLGIS, from the coding sequence ATGCAAGATTTTTTTCAAAACGTTTCTCGCTATCCTCGCTATCTAATTAGCCTTATTGCGGGGATTTTTTGGTTTTTCTTTGAGCAACTCAAGCCCTTTCTCAAAAATCCTGTGACGGCGATCGCTTTAGTCGGTTTTTTGGTTGGTGGTTTTGCCCTACTATATCTCACTTTAGAAGCAATGTTGGGCATTAGCTAA
- a CDS encoding cell wall metabolism sensor histidine kinase WalK: MNLLFQATRRRLALWYTAVTAVLLLLFAIGVYFYVRNTLVDRIDDTLKHVVEVVDRSLVIQPLAATQGRYGVNVDASFNQNVNDLEDDHIDLEWFNPQRELLWSTFEQPIDYPLHPHRSGETVYLSSDRIFRQIVQQVELEHRVLGYLRVSHPWFEVTKPINQLTKDLIIGITLMVISVGGIGWFLSGIAIKPVQISYSSLKQFTADASHELRNPIATIQTNVQMALAYPEAEPQLQKRQLQIIERLTQKLGRLVNDLLFLARTDSGIAQQEWQPVPLDALLIDVIEEQRTAANQKGLFLSLHIVEPEIDAKNFNEEDIFTIQGDWNHLSRLFTNLIANAIEHTDTSAEPSDASVEVELKLIKFTPKTMRVRETQRQFELQVKVTDNGQGIAESDLPHIFDRFYRADPARSPQRRINTPTGAGLGLAIAKAIVENHQGKITAKSNLEQGTTFTVTFPLF, from the coding sequence ATGAACTTACTATTTCAAGCAACTCGTCGTCGTCTAGCTTTATGGTATACAGCAGTTACGGCAGTTCTGTTGTTACTCTTTGCTATCGGGGTATATTTTTACGTTCGTAATACCCTTGTGGATCGCATTGATGACACCCTCAAGCACGTCGTAGAAGTAGTAGATCGGTCCTTAGTAATTCAACCCCTAGCAGCAACTCAAGGAAGATATGGAGTTAATGTTGATGCTAGTTTCAACCAGAATGTTAATGACTTAGAAGATGATCATATTGATCTCGAATGGTTTAATCCTCAAAGGGAATTGCTGTGGTCTACCTTTGAACAACCGATAGATTATCCTCTTCATCCTCATCGTAGTGGAGAAACTGTATATTTAAGTAGCGATCGCATTTTCCGGCAGATTGTACAGCAAGTAGAATTAGAACATCGTGTCTTAGGTTATCTGCGGGTCAGCCATCCTTGGTTTGAAGTCACCAAACCAATTAACCAGTTAACTAAAGATTTGATTATTGGTATTACCCTAATGGTAATTTCAGTCGGTGGAATAGGCTGGTTTTTATCGGGTATTGCTATTAAACCTGTCCAAATTTCATATTCGAGTTTAAAACAGTTTACTGCCGATGCTTCCCATGAGTTGCGTAATCCCATTGCCACGATCCAAACTAATGTCCAGATGGCATTAGCCTATCCCGAAGCTGAACCTCAACTGCAAAAAAGACAGTTACAAATCATTGAACGGTTAACCCAAAAATTGGGACGTTTAGTAAATGATCTTTTATTTCTCGCCCGCACCGATAGTGGGATAGCACAGCAAGAATGGCAACCCGTTCCGTTAGATGCGCTGTTAATTGATGTCATTGAAGAACAGAGAACTGCTGCGAACCAAAAGGGTTTATTTCTTTCTTTGCATATTGTTGAACCAGAAATTGATGCCAAAAATTTTAATGAAGAGGATATTTTTACCATTCAGGGGGATTGGAATCATCTCTCCCGACTATTCACCAATCTGATTGCTAATGCGATCGAACATACTGACACTTCGGCAGAACCTAGCGATGCCTCGGTAGAGGTAGAATTGAAACTAATTAAATTTACTCCCAAAACAATGCGTGTTAGGGAAACTCAGCGTCAATTTGAATTGCAAGTAAAGGTAACAGACAATGGACAAGGCATAGCTGAATCTGACTTACCCCATATATTTGATCGCTTTTATCGTGCTGATCCTGCTCGTTCTCCTCAACGGCGAATTAATACCCCCACAGGGGCTGGTTTAGGACTAGCGATCGCCAAAGCGATAGTGGAAAATCATCAAGGAAAAATTACCGCAAAGAGCAACTTAGAGCAAGGAACAACTTTTACCGTAACCTTTCCACTTTTTTAA
- a CDS encoding homoserine dehydrogenase, with amino-acid sequence MAFKIGLLGYGTVGTGTAEIILDPSGRNSLLGKIEIAKVGVRSLDKQRSPELPQGVLTTDLEAIVTDPEIDIVVELLGGLEPSRSLILKAIDHGKHIVTANKAVIARHGAEIYTAANQAGVYVLLEGAVGGGIPVIKPLKQSLGVNRIQTVIGIVNGTTNYILTQMTQEGADFADVLAEAQKLGYAEADPTADVDGYDAADKIAILAAIAFGGRIKREDIPCEGIRQITATDISYADDLGFVIKLLAIAKSNPDDDSLQVRVHPTFVPREHPLANVNDVYNAILVEGEPLGQVMFFGPGAGKGATASAVVSDIANIVAILQTSNTNQKLDPLLRCSHEHFSELTPIANIKTRFYARFLCQDVSGVIGHLGTSFGNHDVSLESVVQIGFRDHLAEIVVVTHDVQEGNFRQALEEIKNLEAIDSIPSILRVL; translated from the coding sequence GTGGCTTTCAAGATTGGTTTATTAGGATACGGTACAGTCGGCACAGGAACGGCAGAAATAATTCTCGATCCATCAGGAAGGAATAGTCTGCTAGGAAAAATAGAGATAGCCAAGGTGGGGGTGCGTTCACTGGATAAACAGCGATCGCCTGAACTCCCCCAGGGAGTTTTGACTACGGATTTAGAGGCTATTGTCACCGATCCTGAAATTGATATTGTGGTGGAATTGTTGGGCGGATTAGAACCGTCGCGATCACTAATCCTGAAAGCTATAGATCATGGCAAACACATTGTTACCGCTAATAAAGCCGTAATTGCCCGTCATGGGGCAGAAATTTACACTGCTGCCAATCAAGCAGGAGTATATGTTCTCTTAGAAGGGGCTGTAGGAGGTGGTATTCCTGTCATCAAGCCTTTAAAACAGTCTTTGGGGGTTAACCGAATCCAAACTGTAATCGGTATTGTTAACGGAACAACCAACTATATCTTGACTCAGATGACTCAAGAGGGGGCAGACTTTGCCGATGTTTTAGCTGAAGCTCAAAAGCTTGGTTATGCTGAAGCCGATCCCACGGCTGATGTGGATGGTTATGATGCGGCAGATAAAATTGCTATTTTGGCGGCGATCGCCTTTGGTGGGAGAATTAAGCGCGAAGATATTCCCTGTGAAGGTATTCGTCAGATCACTGCTACCGATATTAGCTATGCTGACGACTTAGGTTTTGTAATTAAATTATTGGCGATCGCTAAATCTAATCCAGATGATGACTCGCTCCAAGTAAGAGTTCATCCCACTTTTGTACCTAGAGAACATCCCTTAGCCAACGTTAACGATGTCTACAACGCTATTCTGGTTGAAGGGGAACCACTGGGTCAAGTAATGTTTTTTGGTCCTGGTGCAGGTAAAGGGGCTACAGCTAGTGCGGTAGTGTCAGATATCGCCAATATAGTTGCTATTCTGCAAACAAGCAATACTAATCAAAAGCTCGATCCTTTATTACGCTGCTCCCATGAACATTTCAGTGAGCTGACTCCCATTGCCAACATCAAAACTCGTTTTTATGCTCGTTTTCTCTGTCAGGATGTGTCTGGGGTCATTGGTCATTTAGGAACTAGCTTTGGCAACCATGATGTTAGTCTAGAATCGGTAGTCCAAATTGGCTTTCGCGACCATTTAGCCGAGATCGTGGTTGTTACCCACGATGTTCAAGAAGGCAACTTCCGTCAAGCTTTAGAAGAAATTAAAAACCTAGAGGCGATCGACAGTATTCCCAGTATTCTGAGAGTATTGTAA
- a CDS encoding DUF29 family protein, with amino-acid sequence MYELTELRHSIETKDYSKALTIIDELEAMSLEDKISRIYSYGVILLIHLIKQSAEQKTTRSWENSIKNSVFRIKKTNKRRKADGYYLQIQELAETLEEAFEEALREASLEAFGGAYSELQILEKINKQQILNDALDLIKPDDN; translated from the coding sequence ATGTATGAGTTAACAGAATTACGCCACAGTATAGAAACAAAAGACTACAGTAAGGCTTTGACAATTATTGATGAATTAGAAGCAATGTCCCTGGAAGATAAAATCAGCAGAATTTACAGCTACGGGGTAATATTGCTAATCCATCTAATTAAGCAAAGTGCAGAACAAAAGACAACACGCTCCTGGGAAAATTCTATTAAAAACTCTGTTTTTAGAATTAAAAAAACTAATAAAAGAAGAAAAGCAGATGGCTATTATTTACAAATTCAAGAGCTGGCAGAAACTCTTGAGGAAGCTTTTGAGGAAGCCTTAAGAGAAGCATCTCTAGAAGCTTTTGGTGGTGCTTATAGCGAATTACAAATACTGGAAAAAATTAACAAACAACAGATCCTTAATGATGCTTTAGATTTGATCAAACCTGATGATAATTGA
- a CDS encoding TIGR00341 family protein: MLILNPNVGWYARLKSYFRQKYPVQAKNLEEFWNSQSGDWHWLAEKPIPVASLNRHLWRASVPSLSFYFLLGLSGVIATLGLLANSVAIIIGAMIIAPLIGPITGIAYSTTVANRRLLRRSFLTLLTGVIFTVIISYLTVQLVGLKTVNSEILSRTNPTLLDLIIALAAGAAGAFANTRRRIADALPGVAIAVALVPPLSVVGIGFALGESSLAVGALLLFLTNLTGIIFSGVIILLLQSYGSIARAKQGLIFSISVLLILGLPLSLSLRGLILQNNVRYNVNEIIRNQIATFSNSDIRSIEVRRQQDNIFIDMEVMAPPNSINRDRLKVVRNLLAQKLDKKVELNVKVVPIENIYLPLD, from the coding sequence ATGTTAATACTCAATCCCAATGTTGGTTGGTATGCTCGGCTAAAATCATATTTTCGTCAGAAATATCCCGTCCAAGCCAAAAATTTGGAAGAATTTTGGAATAGTCAGAGTGGTGACTGGCATTGGTTAGCAGAAAAACCGATCCCAGTAGCCAGTCTTAATCGACATCTTTGGCGGGCTTCTGTTCCCTCTTTAAGTTTTTATTTTTTACTGGGTTTATCTGGGGTAATTGCCACATTAGGATTATTAGCCAATAGCGTAGCTATTATTATTGGTGCCATGATTATCGCGCCTCTGATTGGACCCATTACAGGTATTGCCTACTCGACAACAGTTGCCAATCGACGCTTGTTGCGACGCTCTTTTCTAACTTTGTTAACTGGAGTTATTTTTACAGTCATCATCTCTTATTTAACTGTCCAATTAGTTGGTTTAAAGACTGTAAACTCAGAAATTTTATCTCGTACAAATCCTACTTTACTTGATTTGATTATTGCCTTGGCAGCAGGGGCAGCAGGGGCTTTTGCCAATACTCGACGCAGAATTGCCGATGCCTTACCTGGGGTAGCGATCGCTGTTGCTCTAGTTCCGCCTCTTAGCGTTGTAGGTATTGGTTTTGCTTTAGGCGAAAGTTCTCTTGCAGTGGGAGCATTGTTATTATTTTTAACTAACCTGACAGGAATTATTTTTAGTGGCGTAATTATTCTGTTACTTCAATCTTATGGCAGTATTGCCAGAGCCAAACAAGGACTGATTTTCTCCATTAGTGTTCTGCTAATTCTCGGTTTACCTTTGAGTTTGTCATTGAGAGGTTTAATTTTACAAAACAATGTCCGCTACAACGTCAATGAAATAATTCGCAATCAGATAGCTACTTTTTCTAACAGTGATATTCGTTCAATAGAAGTTAGACGACAACAAGATAATATTTTCATAGACATGGAAGTTATGGCTCCTCCTAATTCAATTAATCGCGATCGCTTGAAAGTTGTCAGAAATCTACTAGCTCAGAAACTAGACAAAAAAGTAGAGCTGAACGTTAAAGTAGTACCAATTGAAAATATTTATCTTCCTCTCGATTAG
- a CDS encoding ComF family protein translates to MLKQLISVFLESRCLFCSRTTSESLCQYCQQKLLSHQLKDRNISWNNLSVFAWGRYDGQLKRAIALMKYQNQPDIGGLLGKLLGDVWLHSGLIKPLAKITVVPIPLHSKKLKKRGFNQAEIIARSFCQITGYGLNSQALIRVRDTQAMFNLSLEERTKNLENAFQIGHKLPKHPVLLLDDIYTVGTTIKESAKILRQQRIEVIGAVVVAKSIISNQ, encoded by the coding sequence ATGTTGAAGCAACTTATCTCGGTATTTCTGGAATCTCGTTGTCTATTTTGTAGTCGTACTACTTCAGAATCTCTTTGCCAATATTGTCAACAAAAATTATTGAGTCATCAGTTAAAGGATCGTAATATTTCTTGGAATAATCTATCTGTATTTGCCTGGGGTAGATATGATGGACAATTAAAAAGAGCGATCGCTTTAATGAAGTATCAAAATCAACCAGATATAGGTGGACTTTTAGGGAAATTATTGGGTGATGTTTGGTTACATAGTGGTTTGATTAAACCCCTAGCAAAAATAACTGTTGTGCCGATTCCGCTACATAGTAAAAAGTTAAAGAAGAGAGGATTTAATCAAGCAGAAATTATAGCTAGAAGTTTTTGTCAAATTACAGGATATGGTTTAAATTCTCAGGCTTTAATTCGAGTGCGAGATACACAAGCGATGTTTAACTTAAGTTTAGAGGAGAGAACGAAAAACTTAGAGAATGCTTTTCAGATCGGTCATAAATTACCTAAACATCCTGTGTTACTCTTAGATGATATTTATACTGTGGGAACTACGATCAAGGAGTCAGCGAAGATTTTACGACAACAAAGGATCGAAGTGATTGGAGCAGTAGTAGTTGCTAAATCAATAATCAGTAATCAGTAA